Proteins from a genomic interval of Enterococcus faecium:
- a CDS encoding YfcC family protein yields MEQTKKKKFQMPSAYTVLFIIIAVIAVLTWFIPAGHYSVDDAGNIVAGSYERVQQNPQGLWDIFMAPINGMLGVPAGELTKETPAAIPISFFILVVGGFLGIINKTGALDAGIASVVKKFKGKEKMLIPVLMLLFALGGSTYGMAEETIPFYALLIPVMMAVGFDTVVAVAIVLVGSQVGCLASTVNPFATGVASQAVGISMGEGIGLRFLMFVILLAISIVYVYRYASKIEKDPTKSLVYNQRKEDMKHFDIEAIGRQEVITKKQKHVNVLFFITFGIMIISLIPWTTLNANFTIFESLTNWLTNLPVLGTVLGKSMLPLGDWYFPEITMLFLVMSIVVAITYGMKESEFVSEFLAGASDLIGVAIVVAVARGIQVVMNNGLITDTILHWGEQGLSSLSSSVFIIITFIFYIPMSFLIPSTSGLAAATMGIMGPMGEFAGVGKDLVITAYQSASGLVNLITPTSAIVMGAVAIARFDVSVWWKFTGKLIAILFVAICVILGVAAMF; encoded by the coding sequence ATGGAACAAACAAAAAAGAAAAAATTTCAAATGCCTTCAGCGTATACGGTCTTATTTATTATTATTGCAGTAATCGCTGTACTTACTTGGTTTATACCAGCTGGGCACTATAGTGTAGACGATGCAGGCAACATCGTCGCTGGATCATATGAACGAGTACAACAAAATCCTCAAGGGCTGTGGGATATTTTCATGGCGCCAATCAATGGGATGCTAGGTGTACCAGCGGGGGAGCTAACTAAAGAAACACCTGCTGCAATCCCAATCTCTTTCTTCATTTTGGTTGTTGGTGGATTTTTAGGTATTATCAACAAAACAGGGGCACTAGATGCCGGGATTGCTTCAGTTGTGAAGAAATTCAAAGGAAAAGAAAAAATGCTTATTCCAGTATTGATGCTGTTATTTGCATTAGGCGGCTCTACTTACGGAATGGCAGAAGAAACGATTCCATTCTATGCTTTACTGATCCCAGTCATGATGGCTGTAGGCTTTGATACAGTAGTAGCTGTAGCAATCGTATTAGTAGGGTCTCAAGTAGGCTGTCTAGCTTCAACGGTAAATCCTTTTGCAACAGGCGTAGCTTCACAAGCTGTTGGGATTTCGATGGGTGAAGGTATTGGTCTTCGATTCTTGATGTTCGTTATTTTGTTAGCTATTTCTATTGTATATGTGTATCGTTATGCATCAAAGATCGAAAAAGATCCAACAAAATCATTAGTATACAACCAACGTAAAGAAGATATGAAGCATTTCGATATTGAAGCAATCGGTCGTCAAGAAGTAATCACGAAAAAACAAAAACATGTTAATGTATTGTTCTTTATTACTTTTGGTATCATGATCATCAGTTTGATTCCTTGGACAACCTTGAATGCGAATTTCACGATTTTTGAATCATTGACAAACTGGTTAACAAACCTTCCGGTACTAGGTACGGTTCTAGGTAAAAGCATGCTTCCATTAGGTGACTGGTACTTCCCAGAAATTACTATGTTATTCTTAGTAATGTCCATCGTAGTAGCAATCACTTATGGCATGAAAGAGTCTGAATTTGTCTCTGAATTTTTAGCTGGTGCTTCTGATTTGATCGGTGTAGCAATCGTAGTAGCTGTTGCTCGTGGTATCCAAGTGGTTATGAACAATGGATTAATCACAGACACCATCTTACATTGGGGCGAACAAGGATTAAGTTCATTATCTTCAAGTGTATTCATCATTATTACATTTATTTTCTATATCCCTATGTCATTCTTGATTCCTTCAACTTCCGGCTTAGCTGCTGCAACAATGGGAATCATGGGACCTATGGGTGAATTTGCCGGCGTCGGTAAGGATTTAGTAATCACTGCTTATCAATCTGCATCTGGTTTAGTAAACTTAATTACACCAACATCTGCTATCGTAATGGGTGCTGTAGCAATTGCTCGTTTCGATGTTTCAGTGTGGTGGAAATTTACCGGTAAATTAATTGCGATATTATTTGTAGCCATCTGTGTGATCCTAGGTGTAGCAGCAATGTTCTAA
- a CDS encoding ECF transporter S component has product MKNTRVQKMVAVAMFAAIALVLQYFAFPIMPAFSFLKIDFSDIPVLISMFLFGPAAGVATAFLRSVLHLLTTGFSPDNLVGDTASFLSTTIFTFPIYYFFSVKKQHKGRNKFLGVITGTIALTIFMSIANYFVITPLYLMFLGLNATQMLGMSLANYVLIGIVPFNLIKGFIVSAVFLVLHAQLLPWLSRKQHQFEQRHTAVK; this is encoded by the coding sequence ATGAAGAACACCCGTGTACAGAAAATGGTTGCAGTAGCGATGTTTGCTGCGATCGCATTAGTTTTACAGTATTTTGCTTTTCCGATCATGCCGGCTTTTAGTTTTTTGAAGATCGATTTTAGTGATATCCCGGTATTGATCAGCATGTTCTTATTCGGTCCAGCGGCCGGAGTTGCAACAGCGTTCTTGCGTTCAGTATTACATCTGCTGACTACAGGTTTTTCTCCGGATAATTTGGTAGGAGACACTGCTAGTTTCTTATCAACAACGATCTTTACATTCCCGATTTATTATTTCTTTAGTGTAAAGAAACAGCATAAAGGAAGAAACAAATTTTTAGGTGTCATTACAGGAACCATCGCTCTAACTATTTTTATGAGTATCGCAAATTATTTCGTTATTACGCCTCTTTACTTAATGTTTTTAGGGCTGAACGCAACACAGATGCTGGGCATGTCTTTAGCAAACTATGTACTGATTGGGATCGTTCCTTTCAACTTGATCAAAGGATTCATCGTGAGTGCTGTCTTTTTAGTGCTGCATGCGCAACTTCTTCCATGGTTAAGTCGAAAACAACATCAGTTCGAACAACGTCATACAGCAGTCAAATAA
- a CDS encoding pseudouridine synthase: MERLQKVIAHAGITSRRKAEEFILAGRVKVNGQVVRELGIKVGKHDTVEVDEVPIYQEEYGYYLLYKPKGVISAVADDKGRKVVTDLLPMVKERIYPVGRLDYDTSGILLLTNDGDFAQRLTHPKHEVDKVYVAKVKGIATKSMLAPLTKGIKIEGRKTSPAKFQILSVDPKTNHSIVELTIHEGRNHQVKNMLQAVGLPVQKLKREKYGDLTLQGLRPGDYRELNKKEVSSLLNHSK; this comes from the coding sequence ATGGAGAGATTGCAGAAAGTAATTGCCCACGCTGGCATCACTTCTCGTCGAAAAGCAGAAGAATTCATCCTTGCAGGACGTGTAAAAGTAAACGGACAAGTTGTAAGGGAATTAGGGATAAAAGTTGGGAAACATGACACTGTGGAAGTGGATGAAGTCCCAATTTATCAAGAAGAATACGGTTACTATTTATTGTACAAACCTAAAGGAGTTATTTCTGCTGTTGCAGATGACAAAGGAAGAAAAGTTGTTACGGATCTTTTGCCGATGGTAAAAGAACGTATCTATCCTGTAGGTCGACTGGATTACGATACTTCGGGGATCTTGCTACTGACAAATGATGGAGATTTTGCTCAGCGCCTGACACATCCAAAACATGAAGTGGATAAAGTTTACGTTGCAAAGGTAAAAGGGATCGCTACAAAATCGATGCTTGCACCTTTGACAAAAGGAATAAAGATCGAAGGACGAAAAACATCTCCAGCTAAATTCCAAATTTTATCAGTGGATCCTAAGACAAACCACAGTATCGTGGAATTGACGATCCACGAAGGACGTAATCATCAAGTGAAAAATATGCTTCAAGCAGTTGGTCTTCCTGTGCAAAAACTAAAACGTGAAAAATACGGAGATCTGACTTTACAAGGCCTACGTCCTGGGGATTACCGTGAACTGAACAAAAAAGAAGTCAGCAGTTTGCTGAACCACTCAAAATGA
- the scpB gene encoding SMC-Scp complex subunit ScpB: MTKLSELEALLFIVGEEGISNEELSGLLNLSEAEVTSLVKELKESYTQNSHSALHIFETESHYVLTTKKELAPLLKRYAQGTSNTLSQAAVETLAIIAYKQPITRAEIEQIRGVQVSGAVQRLAAHKLIEEKGRVEGPGRPILYGTTGYFLDYFGLKSLEELPDTQEMEISLEEDVSPDLFFDGMNKGE, encoded by the coding sequence ATGACGAAATTAAGTGAACTTGAAGCCCTTCTTTTTATTGTTGGCGAGGAAGGGATCAGTAATGAAGAATTAAGCGGACTGTTAAATCTCAGCGAAGCAGAAGTCACAAGTTTAGTGAAAGAATTAAAAGAATCTTACACTCAAAACTCGCACTCAGCTTTGCATATTTTTGAAACGGAAAGCCATTATGTATTAACGACTAAAAAAGAGCTGGCTCCCTTACTTAAGCGATATGCGCAAGGGACATCAAACACATTATCTCAAGCCGCCGTCGAAACCTTAGCAATCATCGCTTATAAACAGCCAATCACAAGAGCTGAAATCGAGCAGATTCGAGGAGTTCAGGTTTCAGGAGCGGTACAGCGTCTAGCTGCCCATAAACTGATTGAAGAAAAAGGTAGAGTAGAAGGACCAGGTCGGCCGATATTATATGGAACAACTGGCTACTTCTTAGATTATTTTGGTTTGAAATCATTAGAAGAACTGCCTGATACACAAGAAATGGAAATTTCACTTGAAGAAGACGTGTCACCAGATCTATTCTTTGATGGAATGAATAAAGGAGAATAA
- a CDS encoding segregation/condensation protein A, producing MNELTEINIKLDVFEGPLDLLLHLIQQMEIDIYDIPIATITEQYMNYIHTMKTLELAVAGEYLVMAATLMAIKSKTLLPVQEFVTDDEELWEEDPREELVTQLLEYRKYKYAAERLTEKAEERSLYYTKEPMNIDGLADAEKPLKRGQVKKIDLIRAMQKILERKKFSQKVEKTITPDDTTIEERMVFIEERIKRNAHGCTFDSFFESPSKSEVVTTFMALLELMKKGQIIAQQKENYESIMLYPAVGDTEHDEIK from the coding sequence GTGAATGAGTTGACGGAGATCAATATTAAATTAGATGTATTCGAGGGTCCTCTCGATCTGCTGCTTCATCTGATTCAGCAAATGGAAATCGATATATATGATATACCGATCGCTACGATCACGGAGCAATATATGAATTATATCCATACAATGAAAACACTAGAGCTAGCTGTTGCAGGAGAATACTTAGTGATGGCTGCTACATTGATGGCAATCAAAAGCAAGACATTGCTTCCTGTCCAAGAATTCGTCACAGACGATGAAGAATTATGGGAAGAAGATCCTCGAGAAGAATTGGTCACTCAGCTTTTAGAATACCGTAAATATAAATATGCAGCTGAAAGACTGACAGAAAAAGCAGAGGAACGAAGTCTTTATTACACAAAAGAACCTATGAACATCGATGGGTTAGCGGATGCTGAAAAGCCGTTGAAGCGAGGACAAGTCAAAAAAATCGATTTGATCCGTGCCATGCAGAAAATCTTAGAACGTAAGAAATTTTCTCAAAAAGTGGAAAAAACGATCACGCCCGATGACACAACGATCGAAGAACGAATGGTATTTATCGAAGAGCGTATAAAAAGAAATGCGCATGGCTGTACTTTCGATTCTTTTTTTGAGTCACCTTCTAAAAGTGAAGTTGTCACTACTTTTATGGCTTTGCTAGAATTGATGAAAAAAGGGCAGATCATTGCGCAACAAAAAGAAAACTATGAATCAATTATGCTTTATCCAGCAGTAGGAGATACCGAACATGACGAAATTAAGTGA
- a CDS encoding GNAT family N-acetyltransferase → MLTHYRKENRKIAMGLLSFHKKLTGKTSLLKEIDTYESEDDYELFFFTPEGSTNIQGIIGIYWATNDQLIIHDISLNPSYRGENMGFQMLDELQEKYPDVSIRATEITEPYIGKWLAKKKKKE, encoded by the coding sequence ATGTTAACACATTACCGGAAAGAAAACCGTAAAATTGCTATGGGACTATTGAGTTTCCATAAGAAACTGACAGGTAAAACTTCTTTGTTGAAGGAGATTGATACGTACGAATCTGAAGACGATTATGAACTTTTTTTCTTTACGCCAGAAGGTTCAACCAACATTCAAGGGATTATTGGTATTTACTGGGCAACGAACGATCAGCTGATCATCCATGACATTTCTTTGAATCCGTCTTATCGCGGTGAGAATATGGGCTTTCAAATGTTAGATGAATTACAGGAAAAGTACCCGGATGTCTCCATCCGTGCAACTGAAATCACAGAGCCTTACATTGGAAAATGGCTAGCAAAGAAAAAGAAGAAAGAGTGA